A window of Diospyros lotus cultivar Yz01 chromosome 14, ASM1463336v1, whole genome shotgun sequence contains these coding sequences:
- the LOC127789929 gene encoding uncharacterized protein LOC127789929, giving the protein MSQQPHVQHMASNSFPLPCEIPTTQSFSNNKTAYSQIPTTHKATSTPPDLIHMTPTFIFSLFLSFCILLPFTDQTTGWLAIDKSILVLAGAFLLAVLAIVIAPRATVEAWITVLVLLAFAGTAAGCWLLREERSPLTLQCTWAGLWSKREVYWLLLVLQF; this is encoded by the coding sequence ATGTCTCAACAGCCCCATGTGCAGCACATGGCTTCCAATTCCTTTCCACTGCCATGCGAAATCCCCACAACCCAATCATTCAGCAACAATAAAACAGCCTACAGCCAAATCCCCACAACCCACAAAGCCACATCCACCCCCCCAGATCTGATACATATGACCCCAACCTtcatcttctccctcttcctttCCTTCTGCATCCTCTTGCCATTCACCGACCAGACCACTGGCTGGCTAGCCATTGACAAGTCCATCCTGGTGCTTGCCGGAGCTTTCCTCTTGGCTGTATTGGCCATAGTTATAGCTCCCAGGGCCACCGTGGAGGCATGGATCACGGTGCTGGTGCTGCTGGCCTTCGCCGGAACCGCCGCCGGGTGCTGGTTGCTCAGGGAAGAAAGATCACCGCTGACGTTGCAGTGCACTTGGGCCGGGTTGTGGTCAAAGAGAGAGGTGTATTGGCTGTTGCTTGTGCTGCAGTTCTGA